The proteins below come from a single Oscillatoria sp. FACHB-1407 genomic window:
- the sbcD gene encoding exonuclease subunit SbcD, which translates to MKILHLSDIHLGSGFSHGRINPVTGLNTRLEDFVSTLSRCIDRAIAEPADLVLFGGDAFPDATPPPIVQEAFARQFCRLVDAQIPTVLLVGNHDQHSQGQGGASLCIYRTLGVPGFIVGDRLETHRISTRNGDIQIITLPWLTRSTLLTRPETEGLSMIEVNELLIDRLRVALEGEIRRLDPTIPTVLLAHLMTDTARYGAERFLAVGKGFTVPMALLTRPCFDYVALGHVHRHQVLCEQPYIVYPGSIERVDFSEESEEKGFVLVEIERGSTQIQFCSVPARPFCTIRADVSQADDPQAALLAAIAPNAIDDAVVRLAYQVRADQLEAIDNNALHEALSLAHTYTIHPEVVSQSARSRLPELGVGNSTDPIESLKTYLENQTHLSDIAAEMLEVAQRLLADEEVWVEAEGDLLAEPAEAQLRLL; encoded by the coding sequence ATGAAGATCCTCCATCTCTCGGATATTCACCTGGGCAGTGGATTTTCCCATGGTCGAATTAATCCAGTCACCGGGTTGAACACCAGATTGGAGGATTTTGTCAGTACGCTGAGCCGATGCATTGATCGAGCGATCGCCGAACCCGCAGATTTGGTTCTCTTCGGCGGCGATGCCTTCCCCGATGCGACGCCACCTCCAATTGTGCAGGAAGCATTTGCCAGGCAGTTTTGCCGATTGGTGGATGCCCAAATTCCAACCGTGTTGCTCGTTGGCAACCACGATCAGCACTCCCAGGGTCAGGGGGGTGCCAGTTTGTGTATTTACCGGACGCTGGGGGTGCCGGGTTTTATTGTGGGCGATCGCCTGGAAACCCACCGCATCAGTACTCGCAACGGCGACATTCAGATCATTACGTTGCCCTGGTTGACGCGCTCCACCCTGTTGACGCGCCCCGAAACCGAGGGACTGTCGATGATTGAGGTCAACGAGTTACTGATCGATCGCCTGCGAGTGGCATTGGAAGGCGAGATTCGTCGGTTAGACCCCACAATTCCTACGGTATTGTTGGCGCACTTGATGACAGACACCGCACGCTATGGAGCAGAGAGATTCTTAGCCGTAGGTAAGGGCTTCACGGTGCCGATGGCGTTGCTGACCCGTCCCTGTTTTGACTATGTAGCACTGGGGCATGTGCATCGCCATCAAGTGTTGTGTGAGCAACCTTACATTGTCTATCCCGGCAGCATTGAGCGAGTCGATTTCAGCGAAGAGTCGGAGGAAAAGGGCTTCGTATTAGTCGAGATCGAACGTGGCTCCACCCAGATTCAGTTTTGCTCCGTACCCGCTCGCCCCTTTTGCACGATTCGAGCCGATGTTTCCCAAGCCGACGATCCCCAGGCAGCGTTATTAGCGGCGATCGCCCCAAATGCCATTGACGATGCTGTGGTGCGGTTAGCCTATCAGGTTCGCGCTGATCAACTGGAAGCGATCGACAATAATGCTCTCCATGAAGCGTTAAGCCTTGCCCACACGTACACGATTCACCCGGAAGTGGTCAGCCAATCAGCGCGATCGCGCTTACCAGAGTTGGGGGTGGGGAACAGCACTGACCCGATCGAGTCGCTCAAAACCTATCTAGAGAACCAAACTCACTTAAGCGATATTGCCGCTGAAATGCTGGAAGTGGCGCAGCGATTGCTGGCAGATGAGGAGGTCTGGGTCGAGGCAGAAGGTGATCTTTTGGCAGAACCCGCCGAAGCTCAACTGCGATTGTTATAG
- a CDS encoding site-2 protease family protein produces MSYLFLYLIAVYLLLFAVPYLVIFQQLSGLPFQHSSYLLKHEDEVPDYIKQVFKTSVQELEMLGFEFSSYYQVDDILGARRWGVLMQQVPCRSFAVLAVNALPDPANPVITTFYTFFEQGNKPNFLLMTMNALAHGIVGQMPNTLVLDKYVLTTEEQWNVHKTKLQELGNSQFAQIDTYTTFVTKLQAHENAYIDSLIQAKTLARLPRRGNSMTPDGASFLYLGLLPAVQTAFKMGRGNPKRMSVLKQRLAQVKPNMSEAGSIPVEAEVDAYQYLQKFEQGRSRRGAKLWILVLSLVVFFLSFTHLFPWQDLLILIGVLFLHELGHFVAMRSFGYENTSIFFLPFFGAATSGRKDHATLSEKVMVLLAGPLPGLLLGCVLAIALSQEVSQSASLASAINFLIILNYLNLLPIFPLDGGRVVNLLLFARYPWADLIFKGFTVLLIVTLAMMAFGDPFLLFLAIVVGLSIPNSYRSARILKQLRQIKPNDPVEQFVQPVSPSPALLSRLFTAVKQAGYGAMPFNQKYNLVKSLVQLQQEPNVKWTTRMGLLVFYGVSLVGGLVLAVVSLTISMRPL; encoded by the coding sequence ATGTCTTACCTTTTTCTGTATCTCATTGCGGTTTACCTGCTGTTGTTCGCGGTTCCCTACCTGGTTATCTTTCAGCAGCTTTCGGGGTTGCCGTTTCAGCACTCCAGCTATCTGTTGAAGCATGAAGACGAGGTGCCTGACTACATCAAGCAGGTGTTTAAGACCTCAGTGCAAGAATTGGAAATGTTGGGCTTTGAGTTTAGTAGCTATTACCAGGTCGATGATATTTTAGGGGCGCGACGGTGGGGCGTGTTGATGCAACAGGTGCCCTGCCGCTCGTTTGCTGTTTTAGCGGTGAATGCTCTCCCTGATCCAGCAAACCCGGTTATCACAACCTTTTATACCTTTTTTGAACAGGGGAACAAGCCGAATTTTTTATTGATGACGATGAATGCGTTAGCGCATGGCATTGTGGGGCAAATGCCAAATACCCTTGTGCTGGATAAATATGTGCTGACGACGGAGGAACAGTGGAACGTTCACAAAACTAAGTTACAAGAGTTGGGGAACAGCCAGTTTGCCCAAATTGATACCTACACGACGTTCGTAACTAAGCTTCAGGCACACGAAAACGCTTATATCGATAGCTTAATTCAAGCTAAAACCTTGGCGCGCCTACCCCGTCGGGGAAACAGCATGACACCGGATGGTGCTTCGTTTCTCTATTTGGGGTTGTTGCCTGCTGTGCAAACGGCATTCAAGATGGGGCGGGGCAATCCTAAACGGATGTCAGTCTTAAAGCAGCGACTGGCGCAGGTAAAACCAAATATGAGTGAAGCTGGCTCCATTCCGGTTGAAGCAGAAGTAGACGCATACCAATACTTGCAAAAGTTTGAGCAGGGGCGATCGCGTCGGGGTGCCAAGCTGTGGATTTTGGTGTTGAGTCTGGTGGTGTTTTTTCTGTCCTTTACCCATCTGTTTCCCTGGCAGGATTTGCTGATCCTGATTGGAGTTCTGTTTCTGCATGAGTTGGGACACTTTGTGGCGATGCGGAGCTTTGGCTACGAAAATACCTCTATTTTCTTCTTACCATTTTTTGGAGCGGCTACCTCCGGTCGCAAAGACCATGCCACTCTCAGCGAAAAGGTCATGGTGTTGTTGGCGGGGCCGTTGCCTGGATTGCTGCTCGGCTGTGTGTTGGCGATCGCCCTGTCCCAGGAGGTCAGCCAATCCGCCTCACTCGCCTCTGCGATTAACTTTTTGATTATTCTCAACTATCTCAACCTGTTGCCCATTTTTCCGCTGGATGGAGGACGGGTAGTCAATCTGCTGCTGTTTGCACGATATCCCTGGGCTGATCTCATCTTCAAGGGCTTTACTGTCTTGTTGATTGTCACGTTGGCAATGATGGCTTTTGGTGACCCGTTTTTGCTGTTTTTGGCGATCGTGGTGGGGTTGAGCATTCCCAATAGCTATCGCAGTGCTCGCATTCTCAAACAGCTACGGCAGATTAAACCCAATGACCCTGTGGAACAGTTTGTTCAACCTGTTAGTCCATCCCCTGCGTTGTTGTCGAGGCTGTTTACTGCTGTGAAGCAGGCGGGATATGGAGCGATGCCATTCAACCAAAAATACAACCTGGTGAAATCGCTGGTGCAACTGCAACAGGAACCCAATGTGAAATGGACAACTCGAATGGGGTTGCTGGTGTTTTATGGGGTGAGTTTAGTGGGAGGATTAGTGCTGGCGGTCGTGAGTCTCACCATTTCAATGCGGCCCCTCTGA
- a CDS encoding DUF1824 family protein: protein MTSSLSLEAAHQLLKQFDCTRPNPALTNDYGQLQDALRTVAQHSDYQILGICADTLAQGVVALEGYITALGYDYEPQLNSMDGVVYIKFNPKSGLCYASPYEGHHRGVLVSCQSAYADGVNETYGHLPLDLFA from the coding sequence ATGACCTCGTCTCTATCTCTGGAAGCTGCTCACCAACTGTTAAAGCAATTTGATTGCACTCGCCCTAACCCTGCTCTGACGAACGATTATGGGCAACTTCAAGATGCCTTAAGAACCGTGGCGCAACACTCGGATTATCAAATTTTGGGTATTTGTGCCGATACGCTAGCGCAAGGGGTCGTGGCGTTAGAGGGCTATATAACAGCCTTAGGCTATGACTATGAACCCCAACTAAACTCGATGGATGGTGTGGTCTATATCAAGTTCAACCCCAAGTCAGGGTTGTGTTATGCCAGTCCTTATGAAGGGCACCATCGTGGTGTTTTGGTGTCGTGTCAGTCAGCTTACGCTGATGGCGTGAATGAAACCTATGGACATTTACCTCTGGATCTCTTTGCCTAG
- a CDS encoding HAD-IA family hydrolase → MNYPQVIFFDAVGTLFGVRGSVGQAYSNLAQQFGVTADPQVLNEGFFKAFRAAPPMAFAGVNATYVPEREYAWWWAIAAETFQEAGVLGQFSDFEVFFTALYAHFTTAEPWFVYPDTRHTLIHWHDQGVELGIISNFDSRIHAVLDALGLAKYFKSVTISTEVGAAKPDPQLFIAALKKHNCSPEMAWHIGDSYREDYEGAKAAGLRGIWLRRKD, encoded by the coding sequence ATGAACTATCCTCAAGTTATTTTTTTTGATGCCGTTGGAACGCTGTTTGGGGTGCGAGGCAGCGTTGGTCAAGCCTATTCTAATCTGGCTCAACAGTTTGGGGTGACGGCTGATCCGCAGGTCTTAAATGAAGGATTTTTCAAAGCCTTTCGAGCCGCTCCTCCGATGGCATTTGCCGGGGTCAATGCCACCTATGTTCCAGAGCGGGAATATGCCTGGTGGTGGGCGATCGCCGCTGAAACCTTTCAAGAAGCAGGCGTATTAGGGCAGTTTTCTGACTTTGAAGTGTTCTTCACTGCCCTTTATGCCCATTTCACAACGGCAGAACCCTGGTTTGTGTATCCAGATACCCGCCACACATTGATCCATTGGCACGATCAGGGCGTTGAGTTAGGCATCATTTCCAACTTTGACTCGCGGATTCATGCAGTGTTGGATGCATTAGGGTTAGCCAAATACTTCAAGTCTGTCACTATCTCAACAGAAGTTGGGGCAGCCAAGCCCGATCCACAGCTATTTATAGCTGCATTAAAAAAACACAACTGTTCACCTGAGATGGCATGGCACATCGGCGACAGCTACCGAGAAGACTATGAAGGCGCAAAAGCCGCAGGACTGCGGGGCATCTGGCTACGGCGCAAGGATTGA
- a CDS encoding orange carotenoid protein N-terminal domain-containing protein, protein MTYTADNKTRQAYDNFKQFDADTQLALLWYGYLDIKDQLHPAPPIDVEVTSKAIFDQIQALPQDQQLQAQRDIINCANNQIGQAYSALNSSSKLELWLMLAQGMENGSIIGFPSNYQLPSETNNFVEQIKGLDFEQRINFTKSAVMGMGAKPIDN, encoded by the coding sequence ATGACGTATACAGCGGATAACAAAACCAGACAAGCGTACGACAATTTCAAACAATTTGATGCGGATACTCAACTCGCTTTGTTGTGGTATGGCTACTTGGATATTAAGGATCAATTGCATCCTGCTCCTCCCATTGATGTGGAAGTGACTAGCAAAGCGATCTTTGATCAGATTCAGGCTCTGCCTCAAGATCAGCAACTGCAAGCCCAACGCGACATTATTAATTGTGCAAATAACCAGATTGGTCAGGCTTACAGCGCACTCAATTCCAGCAGCAAGTTAGAACTGTGGCTGATGCTGGCTCAAGGGATGGAGAATGGTTCCATTATTGGATTTCCATCTAACTATCAGTTGCCCTCTGAGACAAATAACTTTGTTGAACAAATCAAAGGGTTAGACTTTGAGCAGCGCATTAACTTTACGAAGAGTGCTGTGATGGGAATGGGCGCAAAGCCGATCGATAACTAA